In Papio anubis isolate 15944 chromosome 20, Panubis1.0, whole genome shotgun sequence, a single window of DNA contains:
- the RANBP3 gene encoding ran-binding protein 3 isoform X13, translating into MPSSFCEPSAGNSDSDPEERSSGFRLKPPTLIHGQAPSAGLPSQKPKEQQRSVLRPAVLQAPQPKALSQTVPSSGTNGVSLPADCTGAVPAASPDTVARRSPSEAADEVCALEEKEPQKNESSNASEEEACEKKGPATQQAFVFGQNLRDRVKLINESVDEADMENAGHPSADTPTATNYFLQYISSSLENSTNSADASSNKFVFGQNMSERVLSPPKLNEVSSDANRENAAVESGSESSSQEATPEKESLAESAAAYTKATARKCLLEKVEVITGEEAESNVLQMQCKLFVFDKTSQSWVERGRGLLRLNDMASTDDGTLQSRLVMRTQGSLRLILNTKLWAQMQIDKASEKSIRITAMDTEDQGVKVFLISASSKDTGQLYAALHHRILALRSRVEQEQEAKMPAPETGAAPSNEEDDSDDDDVLAPSGATAAGAGDEGDGQTTGST; encoded by the exons atgCCATCAAGCTTCTGCGAGCCATCTGCAGGCAATTCCGACTCAGACCCAG AGGAAAGGAGCAGTGGCTTCCGGTTGAAGCCGCCGACGCTGATCCACGGCCAAGCCCCCAGCGCAG GTCTGCCAAGCCAGAAGCCCAAGGAGCAGCAGCGGAGCGTGCTTCGCCCGGCAGTGTTACAGGCTCCGCAGCCAAAGGCACTGTCCCAGACTG TCCCCAGCAGTGGCACCAACGGGGTCAGCCTCCCAGCAGACTGCACGGGGGCAGTGCCAGCAGCATCCCCTGACACTGTTGCACGGAGAAGTCCTTCTGAAGCTGCCGATGAGGTGTGTGCACTTGAG gaGAAAGAGCCCCAGAAAAATGAGTCCAGCAATGCCTCTGAAGAGGAAGCCTGTGAGAAGAAAGGCCCCGCCACACAGCAAGCCTTTGTGTTCGGGCAGAACTTGAGGGACAGAGTTAAG CTGATCAATGAGAGCGTGGACGAAGCTGACATGGAGAATGCTGGACACCCCAGCGCAGACACGCCAACCGCAACGAACTATTTCCTTCAGTATATCAGTTCCAG TTTAGAGAACTCAACCAATAGTGCCGACGCCTCCAGCAACAAATTTGTATTTGGCCAGAACATGAGCGAGCGAGTTTTG AGCCCCCCAAAATTAAACGAGGTCAGTTCAGATGCCAACAGGGAAAATGCAGCTGTCGAGTCAGGGTCTGAGTCCTCGTCCCAGGAGGCCACCCCTGAGAAAG AGTCCCTGGCCGAGTCGGCAGCCGCCTACACCAAGGCAACAGCGCGGAAGTGTTTGTTGGAAAAAGTGGAAGTCATCACCGGGGAGGAGGCGGAGAGCAATGTGTTACAG ATGCAGTGCAAGCTGTTTGTCTTTGACAAGACCTCACAGTCCTGGGTGGAGAGAGGCCGGGGGCTGCTCAGACTCAATGACATGGCATCCACGGACGACGGCACGCTACAGTCCCGACTAG TGATGCGGACCCAAGGGAGCCTGCGACTGATCCTCAACACCAAGCTCTGGGCCCAGATGCAGATCGACAAGGCCAGCGAGAAGAGCATCCGCATCACAGCCATGGACACCGAGGACCAGGGCGTGAAGGTTTTCCTGATCTCG GCCAGCTCCAAGGACACGGGTCAGCTGTACGCAGCCCTGCACCACCGCATCCTGGCCCTGCGCAGCCGtgtggagcaggagcaagaggccAAGATGCCCGCGCCTGAAACTGGGGCAGCCCCGTCCAACGAGGAGGATGACAGCGACGATGACGATGTCCTGGCTCCTTCAGGGGCCACCGCGGCTG GTGCTGGCGACGAAGGGGACGGGCAGACGACCGGGAGCACATAG
- the CAPS gene encoding calcyphosin isoform X1 produces MPQASPTTNLSPSTQGISSPAGQWPAPPPCSQEGMQCHRDLAVSQALWGWQLKAPPASNSLPRHDTANRRPGRQDSGTDAGQLPREPRPSMDAVDATMEKLRAQCLSRGASGIQGLARFFRQLDRDGSRSLDADEFGRGLAKLGLVLDQAEAEGVCRRWDRDGSGTLDLEEFLRALRPPMSQAREAVIAAAFAKLDRSGDGVVTVDDLRGVYSGRAHPKVRSGEWTEDEVLRRFLDNFDSSEKDGQVTLAEFQDYYSGVSASMNTDEEFVAMMTSAWQL; encoded by the exons ATGCCTCAAGCCTCCCCAACCACGAACTTGTCTCCCTCCACCCAGGGCATTTCATCCCCTGCAGGGCAgtggcctgcccctcctcctTGCAGCCAGGAAGGGATGCAATGCCACAGGGATCTGGCTGTGTCCCAGGCCCTGTGGGGCTGGCAGTTGA AGGCACCTCCCGCTAGCAACAGTCTCCCCAGGCACGACACAGCTAACAGAAGGCCCGGCAGGCAGGACTCTGGGACAGACGCAGGCCAG CTGCCCAGAGAGCCCAGACCCAGCATGGACGCTGTGGACGCCACCATGGAGAAACTCCGGGCGCAGTGCCTGTCCCGCGGGGCCTCGGGCATCCAGGGCCTGGCCAG GTTTTTCCGCCAACTAGACCGGGACGGGAGCAGATCCCTGGATGCTGACGAGTTCGGGCGGGGTCTGGCCAAACTCGGGCTGGTGCTGGACCAGGCGGAGGCAGAGGGTGTGTGCAGGAGGTGGGACCGCGACGGCAGCGGGACGCTGGATCTGGAGGAGTTCCTTCGGGCGCTGCGG CCCCCCATGTCCCAGGCCCGGGAGGCAGTCATCGCAGCTGCATTTGCCAAGCTGGACCGCAGTGGGGACGGTGTAGTGACAGTGGACGACCTCCGCGGGGTGTACAGTGGCCGTGCCCACCCCAAGGTGCGCAGTGGGGAGTGGACCGAGGACGAGGTGCTGCGCCGCTTCCTGGACAACTTCGACTCCTCTGAGAAGGACGGGCAG GTCACGCTGGCGGAATTCCAGGACTACTACAGCGGCGTGAGTGCCTCCATGAACACAGATGAGGAGTTCGTGGCCATGATGACCAGTGCCTGGCAGCTGTGA
- the CAPS gene encoding calcyphosin isoform X2, with the protein MDAVDATMEKLRAQCLSRGASGIQGLARFFRQLDRDGSRSLDADEFGRGLAKLGLVLDQAEAEGVCRRWDRDGSGTLDLEEFLRALRPPMSQAREAVIAAAFAKLDRSGDGVVTVDDLRGVYSGRAHPKVRSGEWTEDEVLRRFLDNFDSSEKDGQVTLAEFQDYYSGVSASMNTDEEFVAMMTSAWQL; encoded by the exons ATGGACGCTGTGGACGCCACCATGGAGAAACTCCGGGCGCAGTGCCTGTCCCGCGGGGCCTCGGGCATCCAGGGCCTGGCCAG GTTTTTCCGCCAACTAGACCGGGACGGGAGCAGATCCCTGGATGCTGACGAGTTCGGGCGGGGTCTGGCCAAACTCGGGCTGGTGCTGGACCAGGCGGAGGCAGAGGGTGTGTGCAGGAGGTGGGACCGCGACGGCAGCGGGACGCTGGATCTGGAGGAGTTCCTTCGGGCGCTGCGG CCCCCCATGTCCCAGGCCCGGGAGGCAGTCATCGCAGCTGCATTTGCCAAGCTGGACCGCAGTGGGGACGGTGTAGTGACAGTGGACGACCTCCGCGGGGTGTACAGTGGCCGTGCCCACCCCAAGGTGCGCAGTGGGGAGTGGACCGAGGACGAGGTGCTGCGCCGCTTCCTGGACAACTTCGACTCCTCTGAGAAGGACGGGCAG GTCACGCTGGCGGAATTCCAGGACTACTACAGCGGCGTGAGTGCCTCCATGAACACAGATGAGGAGTTCGTGGCCATGATGACCAGTGCCTGGCAGCTGTGA
- the NDUFA11 gene encoding NADH dehydrogenase [ubiquinone] 1 alpha subcomplex subunit 11, with product MAPKVFHQYWDIPDGTDCHRKAYVTTSIASVAGLTAAAYRVILNPPGTFLEGVAKVGQYTFTAAAVGAVFGLTSCISAQVREKPDDPLNYFLGGCAGGLTLGARTHSYGIGASACVYLGIAASLVKMGRLEGWEMFAKPKV from the exons ATGGCGCCGAAGGTTTTTCATCAGTACTGGGATATCCCCGATGGCACCGATTGCCACCGCAAAGCCTACGTCACCACCAGTATTGCCAGCGTCGCTG GCCTGACCGCCGCTGCCTACAGAGTCATACTCAATCCTCCGGGCACCTTCCTTGAAGGAGTGGCTAAGGTCGGACAATACACGTTCACTGCAG CTGCTGTCGGGGCCGTGTTTGGCCTCACCTCCTGCATCAGCGCCCAGGTCCGCGAGAAGCCCGACGACCCCCTGAACTATTTCCTCGGTGGCTGCGCCGGAGGCCTGACTCTGGGGGCACGCA CGCACAGCTACGGGATCGGCGCCAGCGCCTGCGTGTACTTGGGCATAGCGGCCTCCCTGGTCAAGATGGGCCGGCTGGAGGGCTGGGAAATGTTTGCAAAACCCAAGGTGTGA
- the VMAC gene encoding vimentin-type intermediate filament-associated coiled-coil protein, with product MSAPPALQIREANAHLAAVHRRAAELEARLDAAERTVHAQAERLALHDQQLRAALDELGRAKDREIATLQEQLMTSEATVHSLQAAVHQRDKLIRQLQPRAELLQDICRRRPPLAGLLAALAEAERLGPVPASDLGHPPSGGPGPPLANSTGEEADRDPLQPAVFGTTV from the exons ATGTCGGCGCCGCCTGCCCTGCAGATCCGGGAGGCGAACGCACACCTGGCGGCCGTGCACCGGCGCGCGGCGGAGCTGGAGGCGCGGCTGGACGCGGCGGAGCGCACGGTGCACGCCCAGGCCGAGCGCCTGGCTCTCCACGACCAGCAGCTGCGCGCTGCCCTAGACGAACTGGGTCGCGCCAAGGACCG TGAGATTGCCACACTCCAGGAGCAGCTGATGACCTCAGAGGCCACTGTCCACAGCCTGCAGGCCGCCGTGCACCAGAGGGACAAACTCATTAGGCAGTTGCAGCCCCGGGCTGAGCTGCTGCAGGACATCTGCCGCCGCCGACCACCCCTGGCCGGACTGCTGGCTGCCCTGGCTGAGGCTGAGCGCCTGGGGCCCGTGCCGGCCAGTGACCTTGGCCACCCACCCTCCGGTGGGCCTGGTCCACCCCTTGCCAATAGCACTGGGGAAGAGGCAGACAGGGACCCCCTCCAGCCTGCGGTGTTTGGGACCACAGTGTGA